The Hevea brasiliensis isolate MT/VB/25A 57/8 chromosome 1, ASM3005281v1, whole genome shotgun sequence genome has a window encoding:
- the LOC110653240 gene encoding endochitinase yields the protein MRTLAFTVSCLLLASLLLGTLAEQCRSQADGACPGGCQRQCGGGVGFGDIGSIISKSTFEEFLKHRNNGACPANGFYTYEAFITAANDFPAFGSTGDGDTRKREIAAFFGQTSHETTGGWPTAPDGPYAWGYCFKEEINKQDYCSPSTDYPCAPGKQYYGRGPIQLTWNYNYGQCGRALGLDLLNNPDLVATDAVISFKAAIWFWMTPQPPKPSCHDVITGQWSPSNDDISAGRLPGYGVVTNIINGGLECGIGQDTRVENRIGFYKRYCDIFGIGYGDNLDCYIQKPFGNGLRDLVDAI from the exons ATGAGGACTTTGGCCTTCACAGTTTCTTGTCTGCTGTTGGCGTCCCTTTTGCTTGGAACTTTAGCTGAGCAATGTAGAAGCCAAGCTGATGGTGCCTGCCCAGGAGGCTGCCAACGCCAATGTGGCGGTGGAGTTGGCTTCGGAGACATTGGTAGTATCATCTCAAAATCAACGTTTGAGGAGTTTCTCAAACATAGAAATAATGGTGCTTGCCCTGCCAATGGATTCTATACCTATGAGGCTTTTATCACAGCAGCCAACGATTTTCCTGCCTTCGGCAGCACCGGAGATGGTGATACGCGTAAAAGGGAGATTGCCGCATTCTTTGGCCAGACATCTCATGAAACTACAG GAGGGTGGCCAACTGCACCCGATGGACCATATGCTTGGGGATATTGTTTTAAGGAGGAAATAAATAAACAGGATTACTGTTCTCCAAGTACCGATTATCCTTGTGCTCCTGGCAAGCAGTATTACGGTAGAGGTCCCATCCAACTTACGTG GAATTATAATTATGGTCAGTGTGGGCGTGCCTTAGGATTAGACCTATTGAATAATCCAGATCTCGTGGCGACAGATGCAGTCATTTCCTTCAAGGCAGCAATTTGGTTCTGGATGACACCACAACCTCCAAAGCCCTCTTGCCACGACGTCATTACAGGACAATGGTCACCGTCCAACGATGATATTTCAGCCGGCAGACTTCCAGGTTATGGTGTAGTAACAAATATTATCAATGGTGGCCTTGAATGCGGTATTGGCCAAGATACTAGGGTTGAAAATCGTATCGGATTCTACAAGAGATACTGTGATATATTTGGAATTGGCTATGGTGACAATCTTGACTGCTACATTCAAAAGCCATTTGGAAATGGGCTTAGGGACTTGGTAGATGCAATATAA